From the Solanum pennellii chromosome 4, SPENNV200 genome, one window contains:
- the LOC107017132 gene encoding RING-H2 finger protein ATL80, whose protein sequence is MSNSDPSPSATTGIGKVDSDFVVILAALLCALICVLGLVAVARCAWIRRISARATGNSVFSSPPANKGLKKKVLKSLPKFSYSAEHAAKFSECAICLAEFAVGDEIRVLPQCGHGFHVGCIDTWLGSHSSCPSCRQILVVTRCHKCGELPVASSSSSATVAEPESRLPGNYHVNAFLP, encoded by the coding sequence ATGAGTAATTCTGATCCATCACCGTCTGCAACCACCGGGATCGGTAAAGTCGATTCTGACTTCGTCGTCATCCTCGCCGCCCTCCTCTGTGCGCTCATTTGCGTCCTCGGACTTGTCGCTGTTGCTCGCTGCGCCTGGATCCGAAGGATCTCCGCCAGAGCAACCGGAAATTCCGTTTTTTCGTCACCTCCAGCTAATAAAGGTTTGAAGAAGAAGGTTCTCAAGTCGCTTCCGAAGTTCAGTTACTCAGCTGAACACGCCGCGAAATTCTCTGAATGTGCAATTTGTTTAGCGGAATTCGCAGTCGGAGATGAAATCCGAGTGCTACCGCAGTGCGGCCATGGATTTCATGTAGGATGCATCGATACCTGGTTAGGCTCGCACTCGTCATGTCCTTCTTGCCGACAGATTTTAGTAGTGACGAGATGTCATAAGTGCGGCGAGTTGCCGGTAGCAAGCTCCTCCTCGTCAGCTACCGTAGCTGAGCCGGAAAGCCGATTACCTGGAAATTATCATGTAAATGCATTTCTACCGTAA
- the LOC107017901 gene encoding monosaccharide-sensing protein 2: MNGAVLVALAATIGNFLQGWDNATIAGAVVYIKKELTLDASVEGLIVAMSLIGATLVTTCSGSIADSIGRRPMLIMSSMLYFLSGLIMLWSPNVYVLLIARLLDGFGIGLAVTLVPLYISETAPSEIRGSLNTLPQFTGSGGMFLAYCMIFGMSLMTAPSWRLMLGVLSIPSLIYFVLVVLYLPESPRWLVSKGRMVEAKQVLQKLRGIEDVSGEMALLVEGLAVGIEPSIEEYIIGPADELTEDQDLATDKDHIKLYGPEEGLSWVAKPVTGQSSLALVSRQGSMVQQSVPLMDPLVTLFGSVHEKLPDTGSMRSMLFPNFGSMISTMDPHVKDDHWDEESLQREGDDYPSDGGADSDDNLQSPLISRQTTALETVVPHPHGSTLSVRRHSSLMQGNAGEGVGSMGIGGGWQLAWKWSEREGEDGTKEGGFKRIYLHQEAGPGSRRGSLVSVPGGDIHEDGEFIQAAALVSQPALYSKELMDQHPVGPAMVHPSETASKGPSWAALLEPGVKRALIVGIGIQILQQFSGINGVMYYTPQILEQAGVGVLLSNFGIASDSASFLISALTNFLMLPSVAIAMRFMDVAGRRSLLLYTIPVLILSLICLVIGNTVNLGSVAHAVVSTICVILYFCFFVTGYGPIPNILCSEIFPTRVRGLCIAICALVFWICDVIVTYTLPVMLNSIGLSGVFGIYAIVCVISWIFVFLRVPETKGMPLEVITEFFAVGARQAAIAKHE, translated from the exons ATGAATGGTGCTGTGTTAGTTGCGCTTGCCGCGACAATTGGAAACTTTTTGCAGGGTTGGGATAATGCTACTATTGCTG GAGCTGTTGTTTACATAAAGAAGGAGCTTACTTTGGATGCTTCAGTGGAAGGACTTATTGTTGCGATGTCACTCATTGGAGCCACACTTGTCACAACTTGTTCTGGATCCATAGCTGACAGCATTGGTCGTCGCCCTATGCTTATTATGTCATCCATGCTTTATTTCCTTAGTGGCTTAATAATGTTGTGGTCCCCTAATGTCTATGTCCTGCTTATAGCTAGACTATTAGATGGATTTGGAATTGGCTTAGCGGTTACTCTGGTCCCCCTATATATATCTGAGACTGCTCCATCAGAAATACGAGGGTCACTGAATACTCTTCCACAGTTCACTGGTTCTGGTGGAATGTTCTTGGCCTACTGCATGATTTTCGGAATGTCCTTGATGACAGCGCCGAGTTGGCGATTGATGTTGGGTGTTCTTTCAATTCCTTCTCTTATCTATTTCGTATTAGTTGTACTTTATTTGCCGGAATCTCCTCGATGGCTAGTCAGTAAAGGAAGAATGGTCGAGGCAAAACAAGTTTTGCAGAAATTGCGTGGCATAGAGGATGTCTCAG GGGAGATGGCATTGCTTGTTGAGGGTTTGGCAGTTGGCATTGAACCATCAATAGAAGAGTATATCATTGGTCCAGCAGATGAGCTTACTGAGGATCAGGACCTGGCTACTGACAAAGATCATATCAAGTTGTACGGCCCAGAGGAAGGCCTCTCGTGGGTGGCCAAGCCAGTTACTGGACAGAGTAGTCTAGCTCTTGTGTCCAGGCAAGGGAGCATGGTGCAGCAGAGTGTGCCTCTTATGGATCCTCTTGTGACTCTATTTGGTAGTGTCCATGAGAAGCTCCCTGATACAGGAAGTATGAGAAGCATGCTATTCCCCAATTTCGGAAGCATGATCAGCACCATGGATCCTCATGTCAAAGATGATCACTGGGATGAGGAGAGTCTGCAGAGAGAAGGCGATGATTATCCTTCGGATGGCGGTGCAGATTCTGATGACAATCTACAAAGTCCATTGATATCACGTCAAACAACCGCTTTGGAAACCGTAGTCCCTCATCCCCATGGCAGCACTCTGAGCGTGAGGCGGCATAGCAGCCTAATGCAAGGCAATGCTGGAGAGGGTGTAGGCAGCATGGGCATTGGTGGTGGTTGGCAGTTGGCATGGAAATGGTCTGAAAGGGAAGGTGAAGATGGAACTAAAGAAGGAGGCTTCAAAAGGATATATTTGCATCAGGAGGCGGGCCCTGGCTCTCGACGTGGGTCTCTCGTTTCAGTTCCTGGTGGCGATATTCATGAAGATGGTGAATTCATACAAGCTGCGGCTTTGGTAAGTCAGCCTGCACTTTACTCTAAGGAACTTATGGATCAGCATCCTGTGGGACCAGCAATGGTCCATCCATCTGAAACTGCTTCAAAAGGTCCGAGTTGGGCTGCTCTTCTTGAACCAGGAGTCAAGCGAGCGCTCATAGTTGGAATTGGAATTCAAATATTGCAACAG TTCTCCGGTATAAATGGAGTCATGTACTACACTCCTCAAATCCTTGAGCAGGCAGGTGTAGGAGTTCTTCTTTCTAACTTTGGCATCGCATCAGACTCAGCATCCTTCCTCATCAGTGCGTTAACAAACTTCCTGATGCTCCCTTCTGTAGCAATTGCAATGCGGTTCATGGATGTGGCTGGCAGAAG GTCGCTGCTGCTGTACACTATTCCTGTTCTCATACTATCACTCATCTGTCTTGTCATTGGTAACACTGTCAACCTGGGAAGTGTAGCTCATGCAGTCGTTTCTACTATTTGCGTGATTCTCTACTTTTGTTTCTTTGTGACGGGCTATGGACCCATCCCAAATATCCTCTGCTCAGAAATTTTTCCAACTAGGGTTCGTGGTTTGTGCATCGCCATCTGTGCTCTCGTCTTCTGGATATGTGATGTCATTGTGACTTACACTCTGCCTGTGATGCTCAACTCGATTGGTTTATCTGGCGTGTTTGGTATTTATGCCATTGTCTGTGTCATTTCTTGGATTTTCGTCTTCTTAAGGGTTCCCGAAACCAAAGGCATGCCCTTAGAAGTCATTACAGAGTTCTTTGCTGTTGGTGCAAGACAAGCTGCTATCGCAAAGCATGAGTAG
- the LOC107015677 gene encoding cysteine protease XCP1, with protein MALFSFTKFSLLVLFSICLLACTSLARDHSIVGYSSDDLTCIDKLINLFDKWMDKHGKIYKSIEEKLHRFEIFKENLKHIDETNKMVTNYWLGLNEFSDLSHDEFKKMYLGLKVDLNKREKLSQEEFAYRDFVDLPKSVDWRKKGAVTPVKNQGQCGSCWAFSTVAAVEGINQIKTGNLTSLSEQELIDCDTTYNNGCNGGLMDYAFQFIVSNGGLHKEDDYPYLMEEGTCDEKRDESEVVTIDGYHDVPANDEQSLLKALANQPLSVAIEASTRDFQFYSGGVFDGHCGTDLDHGVSAVGYGSTKGGADYIIVKNSWGPKWGEKGFIRIKRNTAKPEGLCGINKMVSFPLKNK; from the exons ATGGCTCTTTTCTCTTTTACAAAATTTTCACTACttgttttattttcaatttgtcTCCTGGCCTGCACCTCATTGGCTCGCGATCATTCCATCGTTGGATACTCCTCTGATGACTTGACTTGTATCGATAAGCTCATAAATCTCTTTGATAAATGGATGGATAAACACGGAAAGATTTATAAGAGCATTGAAGAGAAATTACATAGGTTTGAgattttcaaggaaaatttgAAGCATATTGATGAAACGAATAAAATGGTTACCAACTATTGGCTTGGTCTTAATGAGTTCTCTGATTTGAGCCATGATGAGTTTAAGAAAATGTATTTAGGACTGAAAGTTGATCTtaataaaagagagaaattgtCTCAAGAAGAATTTGCGTATAGAGATTTTGTTGATTTGCCTAAGTCGGTGGATTGGAGGAAAAAAGGTGCTGTTACCCCTGTGAAGAACCAGGGTCAATGTG gGAGTTGTTGGGCATTTTCAACGGTGGCTGCAGTAGAGGGAATTAACCAAATAAAAACAGGGAATTTGACATCGTTGTCTGAACAAGAGTTGATAGACTGTGATACAACTTATAACAATGGTTGCAATGGAGGCCTAATGGATTATGCATTTCAATTCATTGTATCGAATGGTGGTCTTCACAAAGAGGATGATTATCCTTACCTCATGGAAGAAGGCACTTGTGATGAAAAAAGA GATGAGTCGGAGGTGGTTACTATTGATGGTTACCATGATGTGCCAGCCAATGATGAACAAAGTCTATTGAAAGCACTTGCAAACCAACCTTTGAGTGTGGCCATTGAGGCTTCTACTAGAGATTTCCAATTCTATAGTGGG GGTGTGTTTGATGGGCATTGTGGAACAGATTTGGATCATGGAGTGTCAGCAGTAGGATATGGATCCACAAAAGGAGGAGCAGATTACATAATTGTGAAGAATTCATGGGGGCCCAAATGGGGAGAAAAGGGTTTTATTAGGATCAAGAGAAACACAGCCAAGCCCGAAGGACTTTGTGGTATTAACAAAATGGTCTCTTTCCCACTCAAAAACAAGTGA
- the LOC107015951 gene encoding increased DNA methylation 3-like — protein sequence MNPNESAKSHAKPDIILTGTAKTCPIGPPLGLVDIGSSDNAYIFRVALPGVRHKCNIQFDIQREGRVRIEGVITESEALKNSLKGYEMKVQQLPSPGPFTISFNLPGPVDPRLCSPQFRTDGILEVIVMKYQIPLVSAEGLPENWYNGSFPAP from the exons ATGAATCCAAATGAATCTGCAAAGTCTCATGCCAAACCCGATATCATTCTGACTGGGACTGCAAAAACATGTCCAATTGGACCGCCACTTGGTTTGGTTGACATAGGCAGTAGTGataatgcatatatttttcGTGTTGCGCTTCCTGGTGTAAGGCATAAAT GTAATATCCAATTTGACATACAGAGAGAAGGGAGAGTCCGGATAGAAGGTGTGATTACAGAGAGTGAGGCTTTGAAAAACTCACTCAAGGGTTATGAGATGAAAGTTCAGCAGCTTCCTTCCCCTGGGCCTTTTACCATATCGTTCAATTTGCCAGGACCTGTTGATCCCAGATTATGTTCCCCGCAGTTTAGAACAGATGGCATTTTGGAAGTCATCGTGATGAAATATCAGATACCTTTGGTTTCAGCAGAAGGTTTGCCTGAGAATTGGTACAATGGCTCTTTCCCAGCTCCTTGA
- the LOC107016340 gene encoding increased DNA methylation 3-like, giving the protein MECLHPKKKVKRILWKRSKEKSNGEDSAENGTSLMKMEHNVKKRHHSDSMTSGVDRPCMMSLLPLPNLEECNSGGPAILTGTACKGVAGPPVGVVDIGVSISAYYFRIALPGVKKDPGEFNCEIEKDGKVLIRGVTSTGGRTISRYSRVFDMKIQQQCQSGPFTVSFSLPGPVDPRLFSPNFRSDGIFEAVVMKYEQ; this is encoded by the exons ATGGAATGCTTACATCCTAAAAAGAAGGTTAAGAGAATACTTTGGAAGCGGTCCAAGGAGAAATCGAATGGGGAAGACTCTGCTGAAAATGGTACATCATTGATGAAGATGGAACACAATGTGAAAAAGAGGCATCATTCTGATTCAATGACCAGTGGTGTAGACAGGCCTTGCATGATGTCACTTCTCCCTCTTCCCAACTTGGAAGAATGTAACTCGGGGGGCCCTGCTATCTTGACTGGAACGGCATGCAAAGGGGTAGCTGGACCACCTGTTGGAGTTGTTGATATTGGTGTTAGCATATCTGCTTACTATTTTCGTATTGCTCTACCTGGAGTCAAGAAAGATCCTG GTGAGTTCAACTGTGAGATTGAAAAAGATGGGAAGGTCCTTATTCGGGGGGTGACATCAACTGGTGGAAGAACCATATCAAGATATTCTCGGGTCTTTGATATGAAAATTCAGCAACAATGTCAATCTGGTCCTTTCACCGTCTCCTTTAGTTTGCCCGGGCCTGTCGATCCGAGGTtgttttcaccaaatttcaGATCAGATGGCATTTTTGAAGCTGTTGTAATGAAATACGAACAGTAG
- the LOC114076734 gene encoding heavy metal-associated isoprenylated plant protein 30-like translates to MNMETVELKVEMVGIHEKRVRKCLSKLKGIDKVEVEAKSEKVVVMGYAHKNRILKAIRRSGLKADFWSPQNELLQAYAANFTFNKFLH, encoded by the exons ATGAACATGGAG ACAGTTGAATTGAAGGTAGAGATGGTCGGAATACATGAGAAAAGAGTGAGGAAATGTCTATCTAAATTAAAAG GAATAGATAAAGTAGAAGTGGAAGCTAAGAGTGAGAAAGTGGTAGTGATGGGTTATGCACACAAAAACAGAATACTAAAAGCAATAAGGAGAAGTGGTCTTAAAGCTGATTTTTGGTCACCTCAAAATGAACTCCTTCAAGCTTACGCTGCTAATTTCACTTTTAACAAATTTCTTCATTGA
- the LOC107015707 gene encoding short-chain dehydrogenase/reductase family 42E member 1, which translates to MHLSENEGIEKKSFVVTGGLGFIGAALCVELVRRGARLVKAFDLRTHSPWSSQLRQYGVQIIQGDITDKQHVQKALQGSDCVFHLASYGMSGKEMLQYSRVDEVNINGTCHIIDACLHHHIKRLVYVSTPNVVYGGKEILNGNENLPYFPIDDHVDPYGRSKSIAEQLVLKSNRRPFTKKNGECLYTCAIRPAAIYGPGEERHLPRIITLTKLGLFPFKIGSPNVKSDWVYVDNLVLALLLASMGLLDDIPGREGHPIAAGQPYFISDGSPINSFEFLRPLLESLDYDLPKTSLAVSHALLLGRIFWAFYSLLYPWLNSRWLPQPLILPAEVYKVGVTHYFSFLKAKEELGYVPMVSCKEGMAATIAYWQERKRRSLDGPTIWAWLFCVIGMLGLFAAAYLPDYGPIPLIRAVHLFFFRSILALKVIFVLAAAAHVGEAIYAWNVAKTIDPANARGWFWQTFALGIFSLRLLLKRAKK; encoded by the exons ATGCATCTGAGCGAAAACGAAGGGATAGAGAAGAAGAGTTTCGTGGTTACCGGTGGACTTGGTTTTATAGGCGCCGCACTTTGTGTTGAACTCGTCAGAAGGGGTGCTCGTCTTGTCAAAGCATTTGATCTTAGAACCCATTCTCCTTGGTCATCTCAACTCCGTCAGTATGGGGTTCAAATCATTCAAG GGGATATAACAGACAAACAACATGTCCAGAAAGCACTACAAGGGTCAGATTGTGTTTTCCATCTTGCTTCTTATGGCATGTCCGGGAAAGAAATGCTTCAGTATAGTCGTGTTGATGAGGTTAATATTAATGGAACCTGCCACATTATTGATGCTTGCCTTCACCATCACATTAAGAGGCTTGTTTATGTCAGCACACCTAATGTTGTTTATGGTGGTAAGGAAATTCTTAATGGCAATGAGAACCTACCTTATTTCCCAATAGATGACCATGTTGATCCATATGGACGAAGCAAATCAATTGCTGAACAATTGGTCCTAAAGAGCAACCGTCGTCCCTTCAc TAAGAAGAATGGCGAATGCCTTTACACCTGCGCAATTCGTCCAGCTGCTATATATGGTCCAGGTGAAGAAAGGCACCTGCCGAGGATCATAACTCTTACAAAGCTAGGTCTGTTTCCCTTTAAAATCGGTTCACCAAATGTAAAATCAGATTGGGTGTACGTCGACAATCTTGTATTGGCACTTTTATTGGCTAGCATGGGACTTTTGGATGACATCCCTGGCAGAGAAGGGCATCCAATTGCTGCTGGTCAACCTTATTTTATATCAGATG GTTCTCCTATCAACAGTTTCGAGTTCCTTCGCCCTTTACTGGAAAGCCTGGATTATGATCTACCAAAGACATCACTAGCTGTCTCTCATGCACTTCTTCTGGGAAGAATTTTCTGGGCTTTCTACTCCTTGCTGTATCCTTGGTTGAATAGTAGGTGGCTTCCTCAACCTCTGATCCTTCCTGCTGAAGTCTACAAG GTTGGTGTCACTCATTACTTTTCTTTCCTAAAAGCAAAAGAGGAACTTGGTTACGTCCCAATGGTAAGTTGTAAGGAGGGCATGGCTGCAACTATTGCATATTGGCAAGAAAGAAAACGGAGGAGTTTGGACGGACCTACAATATGGGCATGGCTGTTTTGTGTGATTGGAATGTTGGGGTTGTTTGCTGCTGCATATCTGCCCGACTATGGGCCCATCCCCTTAATTAGAGCAGTTCACCTCTTCTTCTTTCGCTCTATATTGGCATTGAAAGTGATATTTGTTCTAGCAGCTGCTGCACATGTAGGTGAAGCTATATATGCATGGAATGTTGCAAAAACAATAGATCCTGCAAATGCAAGAGGATGGTTTTGGCAGACATTTGCTTTGGGGATATTTTCCCTACGATTACTTCTGAAGAGAGCTAAAAAGTAG